TCGACGCTTCGCTACTCGCCATGTCGGATATCCGTGGTGCCGCCATCCTGCTCATGTCGCTGCCCGAGGACTCGGCCGGCGAACTCATGGCCAAGCTCGACCCGAAAGAGGTGGAGCAAGTTTCCATCGAAATCGCGCGCACGCGAGCGATTTCGGGCGAGGAGCAGGAACAGGTCATGCGCGAATTCACGGAAGCTAGCCCCTCCCTAAGCGGCCGGGGCGGCGGCCTGGAATTGGCAAAGGCACTCATTCAAAAAGCATTGGGCGCGAATGCGGCTCCGGTTCTAGCGAGTATTCGCCAGTCCATCGAGTCGGTGCCGTTTGGTTTCCTACGGCATGTGGACACACAGAACTTGCTCACCTACATCATCGACGAACACCCGCAAACGATCGCCCTCATCATGTCGCATCTGTCACCGAATCTCGGGGCAGAAATCCTGTCCGGATTACCCGAGGCAAAGCGGCTATCGGTCGTGAAGCGAGTCGCCACGATGGGCCGGACGAACCCCGATATCATCCGCGAGGTTGAGCGGGGTTTGGAGCGCCGGATGTCGAGCGTCATGAGCCAAAGCTTTGAAAACGCGGGCGGGGTGAAGGCAGTCGCGGAAATGCTCAAT
This window of the Pirellulales bacterium genome carries:
- the fliG gene encoding flagellar motor switch protein FliG → MSDIRGAAILLMSLPEDSAGELMAKLDPKEVEQVSIEIARTRAISGEEQEQVMREFTEASPSLSGRGGGLELAKALIQKALGANAAPVLASIRQSIESVPFGFLRHVDTQNLLTYIIDEHPQTIALIMSHLSPNLGAEILSGLPEAKRLSVVKRVATMGRTNPDIIREVERGLERRMSSVMSQSFENAGGVKAVAEMLNVSDRTTERTLLECLGDDDPELVDEIRRLMFVFDDIARFTDKDIQIVLKNVETSSWAMALKGASEGLKEKILKNMSERASETMREEMEFLGPAKRSVVEAKQQEIVDVIRRLEDTGELDLNAMNENEELVQ